A section of the Streptomyces sp. 6-11-2 genome encodes:
- a CDS encoding SPW repeat protein: MSYPQHSTGMSSHPEIAEMRERLERTAASNRAIVIEGLIVLAGVYAAISPWVVHFAAQPSLTVNNLIIGITVALIGLGLTLAPERMFRLAWLLAPLGVWLVISPWVVPAAHGSRAGVIWNNCWLGAITALLGLAAMGLTVGLTRRTRR, from the coding sequence ATGTCGTATCCGCAGCACTCCACCGGAATGAGCTCGCACCCGGAGATCGCCGAGATGCGAGAACGCCTCGAGCGTACGGCCGCCAGCAACCGGGCGATCGTCATCGAGGGGCTGATCGTGCTGGCCGGTGTCTACGCCGCGATTTCCCCGTGGGTGGTGCACTTCGCCGCCCAGCCCAGCCTCACCGTCAACAACCTGATCATCGGCATTACGGTCGCCCTGATCGGCCTCGGCCTGACCCTGGCCCCCGAGCGCATGTTCCGCCTGGCATGGCTCCTCGCCCCGCTCGGTGTGTGGCTGGTCATCTCCCCCTGGGTCGTACCCGCGGCCCACGGCTCCCGGGCCGGCGTCATATGGAACAACTGCTGGCTGGGCGCGATCACAGCCCTGCTGGGGCTCGCCGCCATGGGGCTGACCGTCGGACTCACCCGCCGCACCCGCCGGTGA
- a CDS encoding CdaR family transcriptional regulator, translated as MIRGGRVTGPEVPDEFLTGYAQILADVCATGRRLTRDELDLLRAQGERAAEAGHGLRRLVRRHLSEARDFAPALASAGVEQVLSAVEQAVDAFAEGHDRAQKLAMRKEEAARREFIDDLLYGRSDLGRLGERAERYGLLFSRAHAVAVAQGGEPVDDTHPAARYVETEVVARFGDRRILLTTKDGRLICIAPGDQDDVLAFFAKQAYASTDGGRVAIGRPHPGAGGVVHSYEEALNALELADRLDLQEPVLRSADLLVYPVLTRDREAMADLVRDTLGPLTTARGGAQPLLDTLIAYFDAGCTAAEAARRLNLSVRAFTYRLERIHKLTGADPADPVHRYTLQTAVIGARLLGWPTAEL; from the coding sequence ATGATCCGGGGAGGGCGAGTGACGGGGCCAGAGGTACCCGACGAGTTTTTGACGGGGTACGCGCAGATCCTGGCCGACGTCTGTGCCACCGGACGCCGCCTGACCCGGGACGAGCTGGACCTGCTGCGCGCCCAGGGGGAGCGGGCGGCGGAGGCCGGTCACGGACTGCGCAGGCTCGTCCGCCGGCACCTCTCCGAGGCGAGGGACTTCGCGCCCGCGCTGGCGTCCGCCGGCGTCGAACAGGTCCTCAGCGCGGTGGAGCAGGCCGTCGACGCGTTCGCCGAGGGCCACGACCGGGCGCAGAAGCTCGCCATGCGCAAGGAGGAGGCCGCCCGCCGGGAGTTCATCGACGACCTGCTCTACGGCCGCAGCGACCTCGGGCGGCTGGGCGAACGCGCGGAACGCTACGGACTGCTGTTCTCCCGCGCCCACGCCGTGGCCGTCGCCCAGGGCGGGGAGCCCGTCGACGACACGCACCCGGCCGCCCGGTACGTCGAGACCGAGGTGGTCGCCCGGTTCGGTGACCGGCGCATCCTGCTCACCACCAAGGACGGCCGGCTCATCTGCATCGCCCCGGGCGACCAGGACGACGTCCTGGCGTTCTTCGCCAAGCAGGCGTACGCCTCCACCGACGGCGGCCGGGTCGCCATCGGACGCCCCCACCCGGGCGCCGGGGGAGTGGTCCACTCCTACGAGGAGGCCCTCAACGCCCTGGAACTCGCGGACCGGCTGGACCTCCAGGAGCCCGTCCTGCGGTCCGCCGACCTCCTGGTGTATCCCGTCCTGACCCGCGACCGGGAGGCCATGGCCGACCTGGTCCGCGACACGCTGGGCCCGCTGACGACCGCCCGCGGCGGCGCCCAGCCGCTCCTGGACACCCTGATCGCCTACTTCGACGCCGGCTGCACGGCCGCGGAGGCGGCCCGCCGCCTCAACCTCAGCGTGCGCGCCTTCACCTACCGCCTGGAGCGCATCCACAAGCTGACCGGAGCCGACCCGGCCGACCCCGTGCACCGCTACACCCTCCAGACCGCCGTGATCGGCGCGCGCCTCCTCGGCTGGCCCACCGCCGAGCTCTGA
- a CDS encoding hydrogenase expression protein HypE: protein MTTKGGTTEVSREPATPQERAGFDEITILWISEGMSCDGDTVSLTAADQPSIEDVVLGLIPGLPKVNLVNKVLSPSLGGEDFLAPYRAAVRGELTPFILVIEGSVPNQRIIDGDGYWTSFGNDPDTGEPQTLNWWIDQLAPRAWAVVAAGTCATYGGIHAMAGNPTGCMGLADYLGWDFKAESGLPVVNVPGCPIQPENFMETLIWVLYHAAGTAPAPPLDDMLRPQWLFGKTVHEGCDRGSYYEQASFAMDYNSPKCLVKTGCWGPVVNCNVPKRGWMAGIGGCPNVGGICIGCTMPGFPDAFMPFMDEPPGGTLSSMLVKPYGAVIRRLRGLTNDMVNHEPKWRHNKRKLTSGFDPRWRP, encoded by the coding sequence ATGACGACCAAAGGCGGTACCACTGAAGTCAGCCGGGAGCCTGCGACGCCCCAGGAGCGTGCGGGTTTCGACGAGATCACCATCCTCTGGATCTCCGAGGGCATGAGCTGCGACGGCGACACCGTCTCGCTGACCGCCGCCGACCAGCCCTCCATCGAGGACGTGGTGCTGGGGCTGATCCCCGGTCTGCCGAAGGTGAACCTGGTCAACAAGGTGCTCTCGCCGAGCCTCGGCGGCGAGGACTTCCTCGCCCCGTACCGGGCCGCGGTACGCGGTGAGCTGACCCCGTTCATCCTCGTCATCGAGGGTTCGGTCCCGAACCAGCGGATCATCGACGGGGACGGCTACTGGACGTCGTTCGGCAACGACCCGGACACCGGCGAACCGCAGACGCTGAACTGGTGGATCGACCAACTCGCTCCCCGGGCCTGGGCCGTGGTCGCGGCCGGCACCTGCGCCACCTACGGCGGCATCCACGCGATGGCGGGGAACCCGACGGGCTGCATGGGGCTGGCCGACTACCTGGGCTGGGACTTCAAGGCGGAGAGCGGCCTGCCGGTGGTGAACGTGCCCGGCTGCCCGATCCAGCCGGAGAACTTCATGGAGACCCTGATCTGGGTGCTCTACCACGCGGCGGGGACGGCGCCGGCGCCGCCGCTGGACGACATGCTGCGCCCGCAGTGGCTGTTCGGGAAGACGGTGCACGAGGGCTGCGACCGGGGCTCGTACTACGAGCAGGCGAGCTTCGCCATGGACTACAACTCTCCCAAGTGCCTGGTGAAGACGGGCTGCTGGGGTCCGGTCGTGAACTGCAACGTGCCCAAGCGCGGCTGGATGGCGGGCATCGGCGGCTGCCCCAACGTCGGTGGCATCTGCATCGGTTGCACCATGCCGGGCTTCCCCGACGCGTTCATGCCGTTCATGGACGAGCCGCCCGGCGGCACCCTGTCGTCGATGCTGGTCAAACCCTACGGGGCGGTCATCCGGCGACTGCGCGGCCTGACCAACGACATGGTGAACCACGAGCCCAAGTGGCGCCACAACAAACGCAAACTGACCAGCGGTTTCGACCCGCGCTGGCGTCCCTGA
- a CDS encoding nickel-dependent hydrogenase large subunit: protein MATTEVRRAGRKPAQIVDMSWDPITRIIGNLGIYTKIDFANREVVECHSTSSLFRGYSVFMKGKDPRDAGFITSRICGICGDNHTTCSNYAQQMAYGVKPPPLAEHITNLGEAAEYMFDHTIFQDNLVFVDFCEAMVKATNPSVLARAERTEAPRGHIHGYRTIADIMRAFNPFEGEIYKQALKMSRITREMFCLMEGRHVHPSTLYPGGVGTMPQPTVFTDYLARLMRVIDFVKQAVALNDDVFDFFYQALPGYEEVGRRRILLACWGAWQNPDIVDYRYETMNHWGKAMYVTPGIIVDGKLVTNNLVDINLGLRILLGSSYYDDWTTEEPFVTHDPLGNPVDHRHPWNQTTLPHPQKRSFDHNYSWVMSPRWHHPETGQHLALDTGGGPLARLWSTALNGLVDTPYIKATGHSVRITLPHGEKLPETTLEWTIPQWSNTIERDRARPYFIAYAAAMALQFLEQAQTLVRAGETKVFENFQVPDEAIGCGFHEAVRGVLSHHLVIKNQKIANYHPYPPTPWNASPRDPYGTPGPYEDAVQGQPIFEENDPDTFKGVDIMRTVRSFDPCLPCGVHMYLGNGKTLTTTHTPTYGAEHG, encoded by the coding sequence ATGGCGACTACCGAGGTGCGTCGGGCGGGGCGCAAGCCCGCTCAGATCGTGGACATGTCCTGGGATCCGATCACGCGGATCATCGGGAACCTGGGCATCTACACGAAGATCGATTTCGCGAACCGGGAGGTCGTCGAGTGCCACTCGACCTCCTCACTGTTCCGCGGCTACTCGGTGTTCATGAAGGGCAAGGACCCCCGCGACGCCGGCTTCATCACCTCCCGCATCTGCGGCATCTGCGGCGACAACCACACCACCTGCTCCAACTACGCCCAGCAGATGGCCTACGGCGTCAAACCCCCACCCCTGGCCGAACACATCACCAACCTCGGCGAAGCCGCCGAATACATGTTCGACCACACGATCTTCCAGGACAACCTCGTCTTCGTCGACTTCTGCGAAGCCATGGTCAAGGCAACGAATCCGAGCGTCCTGGCCCGCGCCGAACGCACCGAGGCCCCCCGCGGCCACATCCACGGCTACCGCACCATCGCCGACATCATGCGCGCCTTCAACCCCTTCGAAGGCGAGATCTACAAACAGGCCCTGAAAATGTCCCGCATCACCCGGGAAATGTTCTGCCTGATGGAAGGCCGCCACGTCCACCCCTCCACCCTCTATCCCGGCGGCGTGGGCACCATGCCCCAACCCACCGTCTTCACCGACTACCTCGCCCGCCTCATGCGCGTCATCGACTTCGTCAAACAAGCCGTCGCCCTCAACGACGACGTCTTCGACTTCTTCTACCAGGCCCTGCCCGGCTACGAGGAAGTCGGCCGCCGCCGCATCCTCCTCGCCTGCTGGGGCGCCTGGCAGAACCCCGACATCGTCGACTACCGCTACGAAACGATGAACCACTGGGGCAAGGCCATGTACGTCACCCCCGGCATCATCGTCGACGGCAAACTCGTCACCAACAACCTCGTCGACATCAACCTCGGCCTGCGCATCCTCCTCGGCTCCTCCTACTACGACGACTGGACCACCGAGGAACCCTTCGTCACCCACGACCCCCTCGGCAACCCCGTCGACCACCGCCACCCCTGGAACCAGACCACCCTGCCCCACCCCCAAAAACGCTCCTTCGACCACAACTACAGCTGGGTCATGAGCCCCCGCTGGCACCACCCCGAAACCGGCCAGCACCTCGCCCTCGACACCGGCGGCGGCCCCCTCGCCCGCCTCTGGTCCACCGCCCTCAACGGCCTCGTCGACACCCCCTACATCAAAGCCACCGGCCACAGCGTCCGCATCACCCTCCCCCACGGCGAAAAACTCCCCGAAACCACCCTCGAATGGACCATCCCCCAATGGTCCAACACCATCGAACGCGACCGCGCCCGCCCCTACTTCATCGCCTACGCCGCCGCCATGGCCCTCCAATTCCTCGAACAAGCCCAAACCCTCGTCCGCGCCGGCGAAACCAAAGTCTTCGAAAACTTCCAAGTCCCCGACGAAGCCATCGGCTGCGGCTTCCACGAAGCCGTCCGCGGCGTCCTCTCCCACCACCTCGTCATCAAAAACCAGAAAATCGCCAACTACCACCCCTACCCACCCACCCCCTGGAACGCCAGCCCCCGCGACCCCTACGGCACCCCCGGCCCCTACGAAGACGCCGTCCAAGGCCAGCCCATCTTCGAAGAAAACGACCCCGACACCTTCAAAGGCGTCGACATCATGCGCACCGTCCGCAGCTTCGACCCCTGCCTCCCCTGCGGCGTCCACATGTACCTCGGCAACGGCAAAACCCTCACCACCACCCACACCCCCACCTACGGAGCCGAACACGGCTGA
- a CDS encoding DUF6131 family protein gives MLILGVILLVVGFVTGISILWTIGIILAVIGAVLWLLGSMGHAVAGHRHYW, from the coding sequence ATGCTCATCCTCGGCGTCATTCTTCTCGTCGTCGGCTTCGTCACCGGTATCTCGATCCTGTGGACCATCGGCATCATCCTCGCCGTGATCGGCGCGGTCCTGTGGCTGCTCGGATCGATGGGCCACGCGGTCGCCGGTCACCGTCACTACTGGTGA
- a CDS encoding acetate uptake transporter family protein: MTDDTSDSVRAQARPADSTPVAYADPAPLGLAALAMTTILLSIINTNLLKEPAAIFPVLGLAAFYGGLTQFVAGLFEFRRGNTFGATVFGSLGAFWLTYWWLVPRVAAVGDAHNALGLFLLAWGIFSAYMAVAALRTSLAVLAVLVLLAITFVLLAIGEFQGGPAPHVVTRIGGWFGIASGLVAWYASAAAVINTTHRRTLLPTWPR, translated from the coding sequence ATGACTGACGACACCAGCGACTCCGTCCGCGCACAGGCCCGCCCGGCCGACTCGACGCCGGTCGCCTACGCGGATCCGGCCCCGCTGGGCCTGGCGGCGCTCGCGATGACCACCATCCTGCTGTCCATCATCAACACCAACCTGCTCAAGGAACCCGCCGCGATCTTCCCGGTGCTCGGGCTCGCCGCGTTCTACGGCGGCCTGACGCAGTTCGTCGCGGGGCTCTTCGAGTTCCGCCGGGGCAACACCTTCGGCGCGACCGTGTTCGGTTCCCTCGGCGCGTTCTGGTTGACGTACTGGTGGCTGGTGCCGCGGGTGGCGGCCGTCGGCGACGCGCACAACGCCCTGGGGCTGTTCCTGCTCGCCTGGGGCATCTTCAGCGCGTACATGGCGGTGGCCGCGCTGCGCACCAGCCTCGCCGTCCTCGCGGTGCTGGTGCTGCTGGCCATCACCTTCGTCCTGCTGGCGATCGGCGAGTTCCAGGGCGGCCCGGCACCGCACGTCGTCACCCGGATCGGCGGCTGGTTCGGCATCGCGTCGGGGCTGGTCGCCTGGTACGCCTCGGCGGCCGCGGTGATCAACACCACGCACCGGCGGACGCTGCTGCCCACCTGGCCCCGCTGA
- a CDS encoding zinc ribbon domain-containing protein — protein sequence MSTEIYFSNNHRDLCEQHGTGAGFQFEFYCSRCSDTWRSPFEPFRAGQMAGWLSRGANAAWSVIGGGAARGVSDAADGLAGANYGTQRDAAFTRAIANAQGHFDRCPRCTAYVCGRCWNAGLGLCLTCSPDTAAEAQAAQQRGLNDMVAQRAYDAGQHRGQDHDVTTPRQLVCPQCRAETRGATFCPACGHRLAQTDSCSSCHQDLPDGAAFCPSCGTRR from the coding sequence ATGAGTACCGAGATCTACTTCAGCAACAATCACCGCGACCTGTGCGAGCAGCACGGAACCGGCGCCGGATTCCAGTTCGAGTTCTACTGCTCCCGCTGCTCGGACACCTGGCGCTCTCCGTTCGAGCCCTTCCGGGCGGGCCAGATGGCGGGCTGGCTGTCGCGGGGGGCGAACGCGGCCTGGTCGGTCATCGGCGGCGGCGCCGCCCGGGGTGTCTCCGACGCGGCCGACGGGCTGGCCGGAGCGAACTACGGAACCCAGCGGGACGCGGCGTTCACCCGTGCCATCGCCAACGCGCAGGGCCACTTCGACCGCTGCCCCCGCTGTACGGCCTACGTCTGCGGCCGCTGCTGGAACGCGGGCCTCGGGCTCTGCCTCACCTGCTCCCCGGACACCGCGGCGGAGGCCCAGGCGGCCCAGCAGCGGGGCCTGAACGACATGGTGGCCCAGCGCGCCTACGACGCCGGGCAGCACCGCGGCCAGGACCACGACGTCACCACGCCGCGCCAGTTGGTCTGTCCGCAGTGCCGCGCCGAGACCAGGGGCGCGACCTTCTGCCCCGCCTGCGGACACCGCCTCGCCCAGACGGACAGCTGCTCCTCCTGCCACCAGGACCTGCCGGACGGCGCGGCCTTCTGCCCGTCCTGCGGCACCCGGAGGTGA
- a CDS encoding ion transporter produces MPEQHDQNADIASRSLRGELAHRCQAVTEARWFALGVFAVILLNAALLGVETYSGLAAQWHHWLRQAEHVCLAAFTVEILVRVLAYADRPREFWKDPWNSFDLVVVLCAFVPVVRENATVLRLLRLARVLRTARFLPQVRIVLVAVVRSLPGTMSFLLVGALLLYVYAMVGWVFFGRHDPEHYGSIGRAVLTLFLLMTLDGIGDAVHSGLEVSRWSLVYYASYVLLASFVLVNVLIGVVITSLEEAREMERDEPAEAADAGNPPDVQHHLAARIAAARRALDELERDLGQAAPPRARQAALVVPTVVARPASGPARARRRTSRRRR; encoded by the coding sequence ATGCCGGAGCAGCACGATCAGAACGCCGACATCGCATCGCGGTCCTTGCGCGGAGAGCTGGCACACCGCTGTCAGGCCGTCACCGAGGCCCGCTGGTTCGCCCTCGGCGTCTTCGCGGTGATCCTCCTCAACGCCGCCCTGCTGGGCGTGGAGACGTACTCCGGTCTGGCGGCGCAGTGGCACCACTGGTTACGGCAGGCCGAGCATGTCTGCCTGGCCGCCTTCACGGTGGAGATCCTCGTCCGCGTGCTGGCCTACGCCGACCGCCCGCGGGAGTTCTGGAAGGACCCGTGGAACTCCTTCGACCTGGTCGTCGTCCTGTGCGCCTTCGTGCCCGTCGTACGGGAGAACGCCACGGTGCTGCGGCTGCTGCGCCTGGCGCGCGTGCTGCGCACCGCCCGCTTCCTGCCGCAGGTGCGCATCGTGCTGGTGGCGGTGGTCCGCAGCCTGCCCGGCACCATGAGCTTCCTCCTGGTCGGTGCCCTGCTGCTGTACGTGTACGCCATGGTCGGCTGGGTCTTCTTCGGCCGCCACGACCCCGAGCACTACGGCTCCATAGGCCGCGCCGTGCTGACCCTCTTCCTGCTGATGACCCTGGACGGCATCGGCGACGCGGTCCACAGCGGCCTGGAGGTGTCGCGCTGGAGCCTGGTCTACTACGCCTCCTACGTCCTGCTGGCCTCCTTCGTCCTGGTCAACGTCCTCATCGGCGTGGTCATCACCTCCCTGGAGGAGGCCCGGGAGATGGAGAGGGACGAGCCCGCCGAAGCGGCGGACGCCGGTAACCCCCCGGACGTCCAGCATCACCTCGCCGCCCGGATCGCGGCGGCCCGCAGGGCCCTCGACGAACTCGAACGAGATCTCGGGCAGGCGGCGCCGCCACGGGCCAGGCAGGCGGCACTCGTGGTCCCGACGGTCGTGGCGCGCCCGGCGTCCGGCCCGGCCCGGGCCCGGCGGAGGACGTCCCGGCGGCGCCGGTGA
- a CDS encoding serine hydrolase — protein sequence MPHSKTSATTATTARRRGSRVGACAGALLVSVTTLFSLGALHAAPAVAAPAPAEQAHAAAAAPAAPQPQSKARVTAAVLGLDGASRKPLLYGEDAPYDTASIIKVDILAALLLQAQDAGRHLTAHERALAEPMIRRSDNAAANALWREIGMAPGLEAANKRLGLTSTKGGPGAKWGLTRTTASDQVRLLLSVFDSAGASKTGSPLNKESRTYIRTLMSRVVSDQAWGVSAASGAQYELKNGWLQRTTSGLWDVNSVGRITVHGHRYLVAVLSDGSASMSDGVSLVERAARQAVAAAAGT from the coding sequence ATGCCGCATTCGAAGACCTCGGCGACCACGGCGACCACGGCAAGGCGCCGGGGCAGCCGCGTTGGCGCCTGCGCCGGTGCCCTCCTGGTCTCGGTGACGACCCTGTTCTCCCTCGGCGCGCTGCACGCGGCACCCGCGGTCGCCGCGCCCGCCCCGGCGGAGCAGGCCCACGCGGCGGCGGCCGCCCCGGCGGCGCCGCAGCCGCAGAGCAAGGCGCGGGTGACGGCGGCGGTGCTCGGCCTCGACGGCGCGAGCCGGAAGCCGCTGCTGTACGGCGAGGACGCCCCGTACGACACCGCCAGCATCATCAAGGTCGACATTCTCGCGGCGCTGCTGCTTCAGGCCCAGGACGCGGGCCGGCATCTCACCGCCCACGAACGTGCCCTGGCCGAGCCGATGATCCGCAGGAGCGACAACGCGGCGGCGAACGCCCTGTGGCGCGAGATCGGCATGGCGCCGGGTCTTGAGGCGGCCAACAAGCGGCTGGGGCTGACCTCGACCAAGGGCGGTCCCGGTGCCAAGTGGGGGCTGACGCGGACGACGGCCTCCGACCAGGTCCGCCTGCTGCTGTCGGTGTTCGACAGCGCCGGGGCGTCGAAGACCGGCTCCCCGCTGAACAAGGAGTCCCGGACCTACATCCGGACGCTGATGAGCCGGGTCGTGAGCGACCAGGCGTGGGGCGTCTCGGCGGCCTCCGGTGCCCAGTACGAGTTGAAGAACGGCTGGCTCCAGCGCACCACCTCCGGGCTCTGGGACGTCAACAGCGTCGGCCGGATCACGGTGCACGGACACCGCTACCTCGTCGCCGTGCTGTCCGACGGCAGCGCGTCGATGAGTGACGGCGTCTCCCTGGTGGAGCGGGCGGCCCGGCAGGCCGTGGCCGCGGCCGCCGGGACCTGA
- a CDS encoding FtsW/RodA/SpoVE family cell cycle protein, with product MGSRVGAASRDGDPVSRNLELALLLGAVLICGFGHAGSALALTGSLPPDLVVHVAVLALPPLLCHLAVRRFAPHADPLILPLATLLTGLGIVLIHRLDIAYQARYGSPTAVGGQIMWVALAVLGFIAVVIALRDHRRLQRYPYLAVTVGLVLLMAPAFYPGDVYGAKRWIFLGPLSFQPGEFVKIVIVLFFAGYLTLRRDALALAGRRFMGMYLPRGRQLGPIAAVWVISLLVLVFERDLGTSLIFFGAFVIMLYVATERTSWVVFGVGLFAVGAFVVGSFEPHVHGRVVAWLHPMDIYLPPEQRPAGLISDQAAQALFSFGSGGMLGSGLGQGHPELIGFAGRSDFILTTVGEELGLAGVMAVILLYALLAERGLRTAVTVTDPFGKLLAAGLSTTLVLQVFVVVGGVSGLIPLTGKALPFLAQGGSAMVANWLLVALLLKVSDTARRPAPVPAADLDAAETQLVRR from the coding sequence ATGGGCAGTCGGGTCGGAGCAGCGAGTCGGGACGGCGATCCGGTCAGCCGCAATCTGGAACTGGCGCTGCTGCTGGGCGCCGTGCTCATCTGCGGATTCGGCCACGCCGGCAGCGCCCTCGCCCTCACGGGCAGCCTGCCGCCCGACCTGGTGGTCCACGTCGCCGTTCTGGCCCTGCCCCCGCTCCTGTGCCACCTGGCGGTGCGACGGTTCGCCCCCCACGCCGACCCGCTGATCCTGCCCCTGGCCACCCTGCTGACCGGCCTGGGCATCGTCCTGATCCACCGCCTCGACATCGCCTACCAGGCCCGGTACGGCTCGCCCACGGCGGTCGGCGGGCAGATCATGTGGGTCGCCCTCGCGGTACTCGGATTCATCGCGGTCGTGATCGCGCTCAGGGACCACCGCCGGCTCCAGCGCTATCCCTACCTGGCCGTCACCGTGGGCCTGGTGCTGCTGATGGCCCCGGCTTTCTATCCCGGCGACGTCTACGGCGCCAAGCGGTGGATCTTCCTCGGGCCGTTGTCCTTCCAGCCCGGCGAGTTCGTGAAGATCGTGATCGTGCTCTTCTTCGCCGGGTACCTGACGCTCCGCAGGGACGCCCTGGCCCTGGCCGGACGACGCTTCATGGGCATGTACCTGCCCCGAGGGCGGCAACTCGGCCCGATCGCGGCAGTGTGGGTCATCAGCCTGCTCGTCCTGGTCTTCGAACGGGACCTCGGCACCTCGCTCATCTTCTTCGGCGCCTTCGTGATCATGCTGTACGTCGCGACCGAGCGGACCAGCTGGGTGGTGTTCGGCGTCGGCTTGTTCGCCGTCGGAGCCTTCGTCGTGGGCTCCTTCGAACCGCACGTCCACGGCCGAGTGGTCGCCTGGCTGCACCCGATGGACATCTACCTCCCCCCGGAGCAGCGGCCGGCCGGTCTGATCTCCGACCAGGCGGCCCAGGCGCTGTTCAGCTTCGGCTCCGGCGGGATGCTCGGTTCCGGCCTCGGCCAGGGCCACCCCGAACTCATCGGCTTCGCCGGGCGCAGCGACTTCATCCTCACCACGGTCGGCGAGGAGCTCGGCCTGGCCGGAGTGATGGCCGTGATCCTGCTGTACGCGCTGCTCGCCGAACGCGGCCTGCGCACGGCGGTCACCGTGACCGACCCGTTCGGCAAGCTGCTGGCCGCCGGTCTGTCGACCACGCTGGTGCTCCAGGTGTTCGTCGTCGTCGGCGGAGTCTCCGGGCTCATCCCGCTCACCGGAAAGGCCCTGCCGTTCCTGGCCCAGGGCGGCTCCGCGATGGTCGCCAACTGGCTGCTCGTCGCCCTCCTGCTCAAGGTCAGCGACACCGCCCGCCGCCCCGCGCCCGTCCCGGCGGCGGACCTGGACGCCGCCGAGACCCAGCTGGTCCGCCGGTGA
- a CDS encoding DUF2269 domain-containing protein: MRTSRPARRAFLVVHVVASAAWLGLSLGLLALGTAAVTTRSAVTVETSVRAMKLFADWLLLPVAFLTLFSGLVLSLGTPWGLARHRWVHTKFWLTLATTAATILVLRPGLDSTVRDVAAGESLPSSRGVLMGPIVSLTAYVFMTVISVLKPWGLTRRGRRHRASQRAAQTARRLTEPV; this comes from the coding sequence GTGAGAACAAGCCGCCCCGCACGCCGTGCCTTCCTCGTGGTCCATGTGGTCGCCTCCGCCGCTTGGCTCGGCCTCTCCCTCGGACTGCTCGCCCTCGGGACCGCCGCTGTCACCACGCGGTCCGCGGTGACCGTGGAGACCTCGGTCCGCGCGATGAAACTCTTCGCCGACTGGCTCCTGCTCCCCGTCGCCTTCCTCACCCTGTTCAGCGGTCTGGTGCTGTCCCTGGGTACCCCGTGGGGGCTGGCACGGCACAGGTGGGTCCACACGAAGTTCTGGCTGACCCTGGCCACGACCGCCGCCACGATCCTCGTGCTGCGCCCCGGGCTGGACTCGACGGTCCGGGACGTCGCCGCGGGCGAGTCGCTGCCCAGCTCCCGCGGAGTCCTGATGGGCCCGATCGTCTCCCTGACCGCATACGTCTTCATGACGGTGATCTCCGTGCTCAAACCCTGGGGCCTGACCCGCCGCGGCCGACGGCACCGCGCGTCCCAGCGCGCGGCCCAGACCGCCCGCCGCCTGACCGAACCGGTCTGA
- a CDS encoding SGNH/GDSL hydrolase family protein: MVRQQRTGAAVARHRRWPAAVGAALGGCALVAASTAPASAHGAGSGVGSGRAAHYVSLGDSYTSGPGIPPQVDADCGRSDSNYPSIVAAERKAASFEDVSCAGATTEEMWKPQGSNDAQLNALRKDTDLVTVQIGGNDVGFGSIIATCAQLGSQQPTGDPCRRHYASSGIDRLTLDIARTAPKVDRVLRAVHARAPHARVLVVGYPDLLPDDGSGCFPSVPFASQDFPYLRDTEKRLNTMLRLVAAWNHAEYVDTYRPTVGHDMCKSPADRWIEPLQPASPAAPAHPNARGEEAMARAVLDVLGKPHGRG; the protein is encoded by the coding sequence ATGGTTCGTCAGCAACGTACGGGTGCGGCGGTGGCGAGACACCGGCGGTGGCCGGCCGCGGTGGGGGCGGCGCTCGGCGGATGCGCCCTCGTCGCCGCTTCCACGGCGCCCGCCTCGGCGCACGGTGCCGGGTCCGGCGTGGGGTCCGGCCGCGCCGCGCACTACGTGTCGCTCGGGGACTCGTACACCTCCGGTCCCGGAATCCCACCGCAGGTCGACGCCGACTGCGGCCGTTCGGACAGCAATTACCCGTCGATCGTCGCGGCCGAGCGGAAGGCCGCCTCCTTCGAGGACGTGAGCTGCGCCGGGGCGACGACCGAGGAGATGTGGAAGCCTCAGGGCTCCAACGACGCCCAGCTCAACGCCCTGCGCAAGGACACGGACCTGGTGACGGTCCAGATCGGCGGCAACGACGTCGGGTTCGGCTCCATCATCGCCACCTGCGCACAACTCGGCTCCCAGCAGCCGACCGGGGATCCCTGCCGGCGTCACTACGCCTCGTCCGGCATCGACCGGCTGACGCTCGACATCGCGCGGACGGCGCCGAAGGTGGACCGCGTGCTGCGGGCCGTGCACGCCAGGGCGCCGCACGCCCGGGTGCTCGTCGTCGGCTACCCGGACCTGCTGCCCGACGACGGCAGCGGCTGCTTCCCCTCGGTGCCGTTCGCCTCGCAGGACTTCCCCTATCTGCGGGACACCGAGAAACGGCTGAACACGATGCTCCGCCTGGTGGCCGCGTGGAACCACGCGGAGTACGTCGACACCTACCGGCCCACGGTCGGCCACGACATGTGCAAGTCCCCGGCGGACCGCTGGATCGAGCCCTTGCAGCCGGCCTCGCCCGCGGCCCCGGCCCACCCCAACGCCCGGGGTGAGGAGGCCATGGCACGCGCGGTGCTGGACGTGCTGGGCAAGCCGCACGGGCGCGGCTGA